The segment AGCGAAAGGTCAATCTCCGCGCGATTCAGCTCCCACATCATTTCGGCCAGCTTTTCGTCGTTCCAGTCGCGACGCTCGGCGATCTTGTTGAGCGCGAGACTCAACGCTTTTTCTTCCTTCTCCGGCAAGTCGACAAAGTCGACATTTTTTGCCGGTATCGTCTCCCATCCCATCTCTTTCAGGGTCATGACGGTCATGTTTCCGCCCACTATCATTCCCTCGCGTCCTTTGCGGGTGTTTACGGTGATCAGCCCGCGCAGTCCGAATCTCTCGATCGATTTCTTCAACGTTTCGATATCGTCGTGTTTTATCTCTCTCGGATTGTATGGCGCGAACTTCAGGTTCGCGATTTTTATTGATTCGGTTTTTTTGTCCATAAATGTTGAATCCAAAATTTTAATCTCCACCACAGCCTCTGCAGGATCGGAAGCCGATCGAAGGCCTGATGGACTATCTCTTTTCGCATTAGCTCGATTCGCCGTTTCTGGGCCTCGGCCAAAAGATCCGCCGGAATGTAAACTCCGCCGATCAAGCGTGGCCGGTTTTTCCTGCGAGCCTCAGGATTCTTTTTGGGATTTGTTGCGTATGCCATGTTCTTCTTCGATTAGTTTGTCGACGGTCCGAAGCACTCCTTCGAGCCGTGCTCTTTCTTTCTCCTGTTCCTCGACGTAGTCTTTTTTGGTCGCGTCCGTGAATCCCATCGCGCCCCGCTTTTGGAAACCTTCCAGCGTGTCCGCGTCTTTTTTGCCGTCGTGGACCCTGATTTTTATTTCGCATCGCACGATGTCTTCGAGGGTGTAATCGTGCAATGTCTCCAGTGTTTCGAGTTTTGTTTTCATATCGTTTGAATTGTGAATTCTTTTTTCTTCTGATCCCACCGCCAATACTCTTTGTTTGAGCCCGGCGGTTTTGGAAATGCGAGCATGTGCTCCTTGTCGGCTCTCGACCTTGAGCCGAACGGTTCGGAGCTCACTTGCACGAACCGGATTTCTTTTTTGCTCACAGCCATCAAGTCCCAGCAGCCGAATAAATCTTGGGCCTGAAATCTCATGCGACGAGCTTTCTCGACCCAGTATCCTTGCTCGGTCAGAATGTCTTGAGCTTTCTTTTCGAATAATTTTCCTTTTTGGCTCCGGTTCATAGGATGCGATGCGGGTTTTGTTTATTTGTCCCGCTCTTAGCGAAAATCCGCCGTCTTTGCTTAGAGCGAGAAATCGTCGCCTGAGCCGCTGCGGGCCGGCCGATCTCCGCGGGGACGATCCGGCACTTCGAGCTTGACGTTCACCCTCGCTTGAGTTCGTCTGCCGACGAAATTCATGACGGTGCGGATGGCTTGAATGCCTCTCCCCGCTTTGCCTATCACGATTCCGGCGTCGTCATCGCCGAGCCTGACGGAGAGAAGGACGCCCATCTCATCCACCGTTTTTGTCACCTCGACCTTTTCCGGCTGAGTGACGATGGCTTTTAGAATCGTTTCGAGCACTTCTTTGTCTTGTGATTGCATATCGTTTTGAATTAACTTTTTTTATTTCGTCCCCGCCTGTCGACCTCAGACGGAGATGTGGGGTTAACCCCACTCGAAAAATCAGAACATTAATTTCGAATGTTTCGAGTATGGCTAATATTTTTTTCCGACACTTTAATTGCTTTCATAATTTCAACAGCCACCTGAAGCACTATGGCATTCCCAAGAGCTTTTAATCGTTCTATTCGATGTCTCGATTTCGACAATTCAAATCCGTCCAGTTTTGCGGGTAGCCCATCATCCATTCCACAAAGTTCGGCTGCAACTTCAAGCCAATTTCTTTCCCAACTTCCTCGTTCAAAATCTTTCCGCCTTTTTTGTTTGGCCTGCTTCCCGGATTCCCCGCTCGTGGCGTAGGCAATACGGCCAGTACGTCTTTCACCTTTACTCCGAATCTCACGCCCTTTTGATTCATCCTGCTCCATCGACCATTTTTTAATTCCGCATTCTTCACTGGTGCCCCCTCGGCTTCGCTCACTCTTGGCGTTGGAAGCAATAAACCAGACCCTGTCCCTTCGATGCGGAGCGTTGACGGCGACAGCTGGAATAACAAGCGGCTGGACTTCGTAACCGGAATCTTCCAGGTCAGTGCACACTTGTTCGAATACCAATCCGTTTTGCATAGCAAGAAACCCACGCACGTTCTCAGCAATGACCCATCGCGGATGCGTGAGCCTAATGATTCGAAGCATTTCCGGCCAGAGGTATCGAGCGTCGTTTGTGCCTCTCCTTTTCCCGGCTTGAGAAAATGGCTGGCATGGGAATCCGCCCGTAAGGATATCGACTTTAAGTAGTTGTCTATCCCGACTTGTTTGCTGTTTCTTCCTCTGCTCTTGTGGTCCGAGCCAGTCGGCGTTGGTAATAGATTTGATTTTTTTGATGTCGCCATAAATTTTTGAATTGGGAAATCTGAGTTTTATTAATTGCTGGCAGTAAGAATCGTTATCGCAAAAGATATGTTCGGAGTCCGGCCATACTTCTTCTACCGCCAGAGCGAACCCGCCGATGCCTGAAAATAAATCGATGTGCCTCATATGCGCGTCATCTCAAATGAATCTTTCAGCCTCTTTAAAGCGTCGTGCATTGAACTGATTTGTCCGCTCACTTCAAACCTTTTCCTACCGCTTACGCGCAGAGCTTCCGCTTCAAGCTCCCCGTAGAATCCTTCCCTGCGGTGACTCTCGTCTATGAATTCGCTTATAACCTTTTTGCAGAGAGCCACCGCCACGGCCGGTTTTATTTGTTTTTTTTCTTTGGCGAACCAGACGAAAAGCATTTCGATCTGAAAAAAAGAAAGGTGTCGGACCGCTCGTTTCGCAAGCCGGCCGTCTTTGCCTCTCTCGTAGGCGATCTTGAAATCGTTGCCGCGGAAGGCGTGCATGTACTTGCCGAACGTTCTGAGAACGAACGTCGACGAAACGGCACCGTCCGGATTGTTTTTCGGGTCTTCCGCCCATTTTTTATTTCTTAAAGCAAGCTCGCTTGCTTTAGCTAAAAATTTTGTAGACCCGGTTTCTTTTG is part of the Patescibacteria group bacterium genome and harbors:
- the dcm gene encoding DNA (cytosine-5-)-methyltransferase; translation: MRHIDLFSGIGGFALAVEEVWPDSEHIFCDNDSYCQQLIKLRFPNSKIYGDIKKIKSITNADWLGPQEQRKKQQTSRDRQLLKVDILTGGFPCQPFSQAGKRRGTNDARYLWPEMLRIIRLTHPRWVIAENVRGFLAMQNGLVFEQVCTDLEDSGYEVQPLVIPAVAVNAPHRRDRVWFIASNAKSERSRGGTSEECGIKKWSMEQDESKGREIRSKGERRTGRIAYATSGESGKQAKQKRRKDFERGSWERNWLEVAAELCGMDDGLPAKLDGFELSKSRHRIERLKALGNAIVLQVAVEIMKAIKVSEKNISHTRNIRN
- a CDS encoding ParB N-terminal domain-containing protein, encoding MDKKTESIKIANLKFAPYNPREIKHDDIETLKKSIERFGLRGLITVNTRKGREGMIVGGNMTVMTLKEMGWETIPAKNVDFVDLPEKEEKALSLALNKIAERRDWNDEKLAEMMWELNRAEIDLSL
- a CDS encoding KH domain-containing protein; amino-acid sequence: MQSQDKEVLETILKAIVTQPEKVEVTKTVDEMGVLLSVRLGDDDAGIVIGKAGRGIQAIRTVMNFVGRRTQARVNVKLEVPDRPRGDRPARSGSGDDFSL